The following are from one region of the Salvia hispanica cultivar TCC Black 2014 chromosome 1, UniMelb_Shisp_WGS_1.0, whole genome shotgun sequence genome:
- the LOC125201195 gene encoding probable serine/threonine-protein kinase WNK4 isoform X1 produces the protein MYKARFGEHGHESMEEQPYVETDPSGRYGRLEEVLGKGAMKTVYKAIDEMLGMEVAWNQIRLVDLLQSSEDLERLYSEVHLLSTLNHVSIIRFYTSWIDVKNRTFNFITEMFTSGTLREYRAKYKRVNIRAIKIWSRQILEGLVYLHNHDPPVIHRDLKCDNIFVNGHLGEVKIGDLGLAAVLRGRAHSVIGTPEFMAPELYEENYNELVDVYSYGMCILEMITSEYPYSECTNPAQIYKKVISGKKPRAFYKVQDLDAQRFIGKCLETASKRLSAKELMLDPFLAVDQADDCSDSSIRCQKPFLNDKIALEHLDLNDDDAPRTNMTITGKLNPEDGDIILKVQIADKEGAVRNVFFPFDIVSDTPIDVANEMVKELEIMDWQPSEIANMIDGEISGLIPDWKAENPHSAHLHVLNYQEDDYDHQNLFSPSSSSQVSALGSFASHRTAEAKPNWIQGDFFDETSSQSSTHSEKYSNWAYYSADEHEHEHVVSPNSRFYPGKKSAMGVKYSVETPRLTRNRSLVDTRSQLLHRSLVDEVNRRRLFKTVDAVENIGFRSPYEGSSKTPKTLNGAYQLRLTDHGKRQEQRARRG, from the exons ATGTATAAAGCAAGATTCGGTGAGCATGGCCATGAATCCATGGAGGAGCAACCCTACGTTGAAACTGATCCCAGCGGTCGTTATGGTCGA TTGGAGGAGGTGTTGGGGAAGGGCGCGATGAAGACGGTGTACAAGGCGATTGATGAGATGCTCGGGATGGAGGTAGCCTGGAACCAAATCAGGCTCGTCGACTTGCTTCAATCCTCAGAGGACTTGGAGCGTCTCTACTCCGAGGTTCACCTTCTCAGCACCCTCAATCACGTCTCAATCATCCGATTCTACACTTCTTGGATTGATGTCAAGAACagaactttcaattttatcaccGAAATGTTCACATCCGGGACCCTGAGAGA GTATAGGGCGAAGTACAAACGAGTGAACATTCGGGCTATAAAGATATGGTCTCGGCAAATACTTGAAGGCCTTGTATATTTGCACAATCACGATCCTCCAGTGATACATAGAGACCTCAAGTGTGACAACATATTCGTTAATGGTCACCTCGGAGAAGTGAAGATCGGTGATCTTGGATTGGCAGCAGTTCTCCGAGGTAGAGCCCACAGTGTTATAG GTACGCCTGAGTTCATGGCACCCGAGTTGTATGAAGAGAACTACAATGAGCTCGTCGATGTGTACTCGTATGGAATGTGCATCTTGGAGATGATTACTTCTGAGTATCCATATAGTGAATGCACCAATCCTGCTCAGATATACAAGAAAGTGATATCA GGTAAGAAGCCAAGGGCATTCTACAAAGTTCAAGACTTGGATGCACAGAGATTCATTGGGAAATGTTTGGAGACTGCATCGAAGAGGCTGTCGGCGAAGGAGCTGATGCTCGACCCGTTCCTTGCTGTTGATCAAGCTGATGATTGCTCTGACTCAAGCATCAGGTGCCAAAAGCCTTTCTTGAACGACAAGATCGCACTTGAGCACCTGGATCTGAACGATGATGATGCTCCGAGAACTAACATGACGATCACTGGAAAGTTAAACCCTGAGGATGGCGACATCATTCTCAAAGTGCAGATTGCTGATAAAGAAG GTGCTGTAAGGAATGTTTTCTTTCCCTTTGATATCGTGAGTGATACCCCAATTGATGTGGCAAATGAGATGGTGAAGGAGCTTGAGATTATGGACTGGCAGCCATCAGAGATAGCCAACATGATTGACGGGGAGATTTCAGGTCTTATTCCGGATTGGAAGGCTGAGAATCCTCATTCAGCTCATCTTCATGTACTGAACTATCAAGAAGATGATTATGATCACCAAAACCTATTCTCGCCATCCTCGTCTTCCCAAGTGTCTGCCTTGGGCTCTTTTGCGTCTCACAGGACAGCTGAGGCAAAGCCTAACTGGATACAAG GTGACTTTTTTGATGAGACCAGTTCCCAGAGCTCCACACATTCTGAGAAGTATTCTAACTGGGCTTACTACTCTGCAGatgaacacgaacacgaacatgTAGTAAGCCCAAATTCAAGGTTCTATCCCGGAAAAAAATCAGCCATGGGGGTAAAATACTCCGTGGAAACCCCTAGGCTTACTAGGAATAGGTCTTTAGTAGATACTCGAAGCCAGCTGCTGCACCGGTCACTAGTGGACGAGGTTAACAGAAGGCGATTGTTCAAGACTGTTGATGCAGTAGAGAATATAGGGTTCCGATCTCCTTATGAAGGTTCGAGTAAAACTCCAAAAACACTCAATGGCGCTTATCAGCTTAGGCTCACGGATCATGGTAAAAGACAAGAACAGAGAGCACGGAGAGGCTAA
- the LOC125201195 gene encoding probable serine/threonine-protein kinase WNK4 isoform X2, which produces MYKARFGEHGHESMEEQPYVETDPSGRYGRLEEVLGKGAMKTVYKAIDEMLGMEVAWNQIRLVDLLQSSEDLERLYSEVHLLSTLNHVSIIRFYTSWIDVKNRTFNFITEMFTSGTLREYRAKYKRVNIRAIKIWSRQILEGLVYLHNHDPPVIHRDLKCDNIFVNGHLGEVKIGDLGLAAVLRGRAHSVIGTPEFMAPELYEENYNELVDVYSYGMCILEMITSEYPYSECTNPAQIYKKVISGKKPRAFYKVQDLDAQRFIGKCLETASKRLSAKELMLDPFLAVDQADDCSDSSIRCQKPFLNDKIALEHLDLNDDDAPRTNMTITGKLNPEDGDIILKVQIADKEGAVRNVFFPFDIVSDTPIDVANEMVKELEIMDWQPSEIANMIDGEISGLIPDWKAENPHSAHLHVLNYQEDDYDHQNLFSPSSSSQVSALGSFASHRTAEAKPNWIQDEHEHEHVVSPNSRFYPGKKSAMGVKYSVETPRLTRNRSLVDTRSQLLHRSLVDEVNRRRLFKTVDAVENIGFRSPYEGSSKTPKTLNGAYQLRLTDHGKRQEQRARRG; this is translated from the exons ATGTATAAAGCAAGATTCGGTGAGCATGGCCATGAATCCATGGAGGAGCAACCCTACGTTGAAACTGATCCCAGCGGTCGTTATGGTCGA TTGGAGGAGGTGTTGGGGAAGGGCGCGATGAAGACGGTGTACAAGGCGATTGATGAGATGCTCGGGATGGAGGTAGCCTGGAACCAAATCAGGCTCGTCGACTTGCTTCAATCCTCAGAGGACTTGGAGCGTCTCTACTCCGAGGTTCACCTTCTCAGCACCCTCAATCACGTCTCAATCATCCGATTCTACACTTCTTGGATTGATGTCAAGAACagaactttcaattttatcaccGAAATGTTCACATCCGGGACCCTGAGAGA GTATAGGGCGAAGTACAAACGAGTGAACATTCGGGCTATAAAGATATGGTCTCGGCAAATACTTGAAGGCCTTGTATATTTGCACAATCACGATCCTCCAGTGATACATAGAGACCTCAAGTGTGACAACATATTCGTTAATGGTCACCTCGGAGAAGTGAAGATCGGTGATCTTGGATTGGCAGCAGTTCTCCGAGGTAGAGCCCACAGTGTTATAG GTACGCCTGAGTTCATGGCACCCGAGTTGTATGAAGAGAACTACAATGAGCTCGTCGATGTGTACTCGTATGGAATGTGCATCTTGGAGATGATTACTTCTGAGTATCCATATAGTGAATGCACCAATCCTGCTCAGATATACAAGAAAGTGATATCA GGTAAGAAGCCAAGGGCATTCTACAAAGTTCAAGACTTGGATGCACAGAGATTCATTGGGAAATGTTTGGAGACTGCATCGAAGAGGCTGTCGGCGAAGGAGCTGATGCTCGACCCGTTCCTTGCTGTTGATCAAGCTGATGATTGCTCTGACTCAAGCATCAGGTGCCAAAAGCCTTTCTTGAACGACAAGATCGCACTTGAGCACCTGGATCTGAACGATGATGATGCTCCGAGAACTAACATGACGATCACTGGAAAGTTAAACCCTGAGGATGGCGACATCATTCTCAAAGTGCAGATTGCTGATAAAGAAG GTGCTGTAAGGAATGTTTTCTTTCCCTTTGATATCGTGAGTGATACCCCAATTGATGTGGCAAATGAGATGGTGAAGGAGCTTGAGATTATGGACTGGCAGCCATCAGAGATAGCCAACATGATTGACGGGGAGATTTCAGGTCTTATTCCGGATTGGAAGGCTGAGAATCCTCATTCAGCTCATCTTCATGTACTGAACTATCAAGAAGATGATTATGATCACCAAAACCTATTCTCGCCATCCTCGTCTTCCCAAGTGTCTGCCTTGGGCTCTTTTGCGTCTCACAGGACAGCTGAGGCAAAGCCTAACTGGATACAAG atgaacacgaacacgaacatgTAGTAAGCCCAAATTCAAGGTTCTATCCCGGAAAAAAATCAGCCATGGGGGTAAAATACTCCGTGGAAACCCCTAGGCTTACTAGGAATAGGTCTTTAGTAGATACTCGAAGCCAGCTGCTGCACCGGTCACTAGTGGACGAGGTTAACAGAAGGCGATTGTTCAAGACTGTTGATGCAGTAGAGAATATAGGGTTCCGATCTCCTTATGAAGGTTCGAGTAAAACTCCAAAAACACTCAATGGCGCTTATCAGCTTAGGCTCACGGATCATGGTAAAAGACAAGAACAGAGAGCACGGAGAGGCTAA